From Longimicrobium sp., the proteins below share one genomic window:
- a CDS encoding erythromycin esterase family protein, translating to MAAIRAAAHRLDGGARDYDPLLAITGDASFVLLGEATHGTEEFYRERARITRRLVEEQGFTAMAIEGDWPDAERVNRYVRGMGNDRSATEALSGFTRFPEWMWPNAPTRDLIEWLRGYNAGKPAEAQVGFYGMDLYSLTESVDAIVRTLETIDPVAARSTRQRLRCFQAYRDRPEAYGEAAASRESRSCRYEAAALLTDLQRRFAAAPRPSDPAQAEARFSVLQNARVVQSAEEYYRMSFVGGISPWNLRDRHMAELLDALTAHLQAGGRTPKVVAWAHNTHMGDARVTEPGEQGEWNVGQLMRQRVHERAVLVGFTTYTGTVLAAREWGGRAELRPLRPALAGSYGALFHDTGIGDFLLVFRGDEALQSALERPRLERAVGVLYLSETERASHYFQASLSRQFDAVIHIDTTHAVAPLM from the coding sequence ATGGCGGCGATCCGGGCCGCGGCGCACCGGCTGGACGGCGGCGCGCGCGACTACGATCCGTTGCTGGCCATCACCGGCGACGCGTCGTTCGTCCTGCTGGGGGAGGCGACGCACGGCACCGAGGAGTTCTACCGCGAGCGCGCCCGCATCACCCGGCGTCTTGTGGAGGAGCAGGGCTTCACCGCGATGGCCATCGAGGGCGACTGGCCGGATGCGGAGCGCGTCAACCGCTACGTGCGCGGCATGGGGAACGACCGCTCGGCCACGGAGGCGCTCTCCGGCTTCACCCGCTTCCCCGAGTGGATGTGGCCCAACGCGCCCACGCGCGACCTGATCGAATGGCTGCGCGGCTACAACGCCGGCAAGCCCGCCGAGGCGCAGGTGGGGTTCTACGGGATGGACCTGTACAGCCTGACCGAGTCCGTCGACGCCATCGTGCGCACGCTGGAGACGATCGACCCCGTGGCCGCGCGCAGCACGCGCCAGCGCCTTCGCTGCTTCCAGGCGTACCGCGACCGGCCGGAGGCGTACGGCGAGGCGGCGGCGTCCCGCGAGTCCCGGTCGTGCCGCTACGAGGCAGCGGCGCTCCTCACTGATCTGCAGCGGCGCTTCGCGGCGGCGCCGCGGCCCAGCGATCCGGCGCAGGCGGAGGCGCGCTTCTCCGTGCTCCAGAACGCGCGCGTCGTGCAGAGTGCGGAGGAGTACTACCGCATGTCGTTCGTGGGCGGGATCTCGCCGTGGAACCTGCGGGACCGGCACATGGCCGAGCTCCTCGACGCCCTCACGGCGCACCTGCAGGCGGGCGGGCGCACGCCGAAAGTGGTCGCGTGGGCGCACAACACGCACATGGGCGACGCGCGCGTGACCGAGCCGGGTGAGCAGGGGGAGTGGAACGTGGGCCAGCTCATGCGCCAGCGCGTCCACGAGCGCGCGGTGCTGGTGGGCTTCACCACCTACACCGGCACCGTGCTGGCCGCGCGCGAGTGGGGCGGGCGGGCCGAGCTCAGGCCGCTCCGCCCCGCGCTCGCGGGAAGCTACGGCGCGCTCTTCCACGACACCGGAATCGGCGACTTCCTCCTGGTCTTCCGTGGCGACGAGGCGCTGCAATCCGCGCTCGAGAGGCCGCGCCTGGAGCGCGCGGTGGGCGTGCTCTACCTGTCGGAGACGGAGCGGGCGAGCCACTA